From Kaistella polysaccharea:
TTTTCTTTATCCGATTTTATACTTCCGAGGATTACGACTTTCTCTGCCGGTTTAATTTTGTCGATTTCCTGTACAACTATGCCTCCGAAGGAATATCCTAAGAGTGCAAATGGTTCCTTTTCATCGATTTTTTCAGCCATTCGTTCAACGTAGTGATGAAAGTCTTCGTGATTGGTTGGGATCAACCAGTCGAGAAAAACAACTTCCATATTGGGTGGAAATTTAATTTTTTCTAAGACTTTAAAAGCGGCACCAAGGCCACTGATGACGTAAAGTTTCATCCTTCAAAATTAAAAAAAAGAGCAGACAAATCTGCTCTTTTCTAAATGATATTATCAATGGATCTTTATTTCGCAGTTACATTGATCAGCATATCGATTTCATCTTTTATGATAATGTCTTTCGCCGTAGACGCATACGCAATTCCGAATTTCTGACGATCGAAACTAAATTTGTCTGACAAAATACTCAACACTCCTTTGTTTAAAGAAATTTTCGCAGGAAAAGCGACAGGATTACTAATCCCTTTTGCAATCAGATTTCCATAAACCATGTAGGGAAATGTCTTATCTGCATTCTTTTTCACAGAAGTGATTTTATAAGTCGCCGTCGGGAATTTTTCAGTTTCGAAAAAATCGCCTGTTTTTAGGTGATTATTTAGTTTTGTCTGATATTCACCAGTAAGATCTGTGGAAGTGATGCTTGTCATATCCAGAACGAATGTTCCACCGACAATTTGATTATTTTTCATTGTAACATCTCCAGATTTTACATTTACAAGACCGTTATGAGAAGACGCTTCCGTCTTCGCAATTTTGTAACCCCACCACTGTACATTGGAATCAGTTACTTTCTTTGATTGTCCGAAAGCTAAACCGCTTGCTAAAAGACTTAAAATTACTAATTTTTTCATATTATATATTATTAAATTTCTGGTGCAAACATAACCAATAAGAAGGTAAGATCGAATTGATGTAGGATAAGAAAGTAAAAAAGAAAAGCGTAATCACAAAAAAACTTCGCTCGTAAGCGAAGTTCCTTTAATATCATCAAACAATATTTTAATCCTGATAAAATGCTGCGTATAATGCCGCACCATTTAAAATTGTTTTCTCATCTTTTACAAGGTAGATTGGAATATCGGCTAAAATATTTTCCATCTTATCACTGATGATAAAGTTTTTATAAAACTTTTTGTTGGTTAAAAACTGCTCGAGCATGACGGGAATGTGACCTGTTAAATAAAGTCCACCCGTCGCTTTCATTTTTAAAACCAAACTGTTGGCTTCACGAGCCATGTACATTAAAAAAGTATCAATGGTCATTTTACAGATTCGGTCTTTATTTTCTATTGCACCACGAATAACGGCTTCCGTAAAATTATCGGCTTCAATTTCTTTCGTAAGCCAATCCGGTTGCTTTTGTTGCTTCACGTCTCGCAAAAAGCGGTAAATATTAAATAATCCTCCGGTGGAGAGTACCGATTCCCAACTTACAATTCCGTAAATTTTTTGTAGGAAGGAATAAAATTCAACTTCGTCATTGGTTCTGGGCGAAAATTCACAGTGACCACCTTCTGTCGCGAAAGGGCGCAAACCTTGTCCGTCCCAGAAAAGTGCAGCCTCGCCAAGTCCTTCACCAGGCGCTAATAGAACGACGTTCCCGGGCGTGAACGTAACCCCATCGTGAATTTTCACAAAATCACTTTCTTCTACATTTTGTAATCCATATGCAGAAGCTTCTAGGTCATTCACTAAATATACTTTATCAACCTTCGTTTTTTGTTTTATTTTTTCTTCATCTAAAATCCATTTTAGTCTTTGTGGCTGACTTTTCCCTGCGATAACAGGTCCGGGAACTGCCACAGAAATCATATCGATATTTTCCAA
This genomic window contains:
- a CDS encoding YceI family protein, with amino-acid sequence MKKLVILSLLASGLAFGQSKKVTDSNVQWWGYKIAKTEASSHNGLVNVKSGDVTMKNNQIVGGTFVLDMTSITSTDLTGEYQTKLNNHLKTGDFFETEKFPTATYKITSVKKNADKTFPYMVYGNLIAKGISNPVAFPAKISLNKGVLSILSDKFSFDRQKFGIAYASTAKDIIIKDEIDMLINVTAK
- a CDS encoding glucokinase; protein product: MEPKNKINLFLPGLQSDSNNNVSLIAADLREKVTILGHYKSENQKVNLLAEKSYATKDFNSFSEIANQFIADHALENIDMISVAVPGPVIAGKSQPQRLKWILDEEKIKQKTKVDKVYLVNDLEASAYGLQNVEESDFVKIHDGVTFTPGNVVLLAPGEGLGEAALFWDGQGLRPFATEGGHCEFSPRTNDEVEFYSFLQKIYGIVSWESVLSTGGLFNIYRFLRDVKQQKQPDWLTKEIEADNFTEAVIRGAIENKDRICKMTIDTFLMYMAREANSLVLKMKATGGLYLTGHIPVMLEQFLTNKKFYKNFIISDKMENILADIPIYLVKDEKTILNGAALYAAFYQD